A window from Zingiber officinale cultivar Zhangliang chromosome 7A, Zo_v1.1, whole genome shotgun sequence encodes these proteins:
- the LOC121999378 gene encoding uncharacterized protein LOC121999378: MDSKHWNPEMKKKAQIYFKAFNTLQCGLTKEELNRVGPHENAKEMWDKLIELHEGTNDANKGESTSQLHARIKDILNELHTINHQMENRDLIRYALNAFPRNALWASIMDAYTISKNLSKLKLDKFLCELELHE, encoded by the exons AGAAGGCTCAGATCTACTTCAAGGCTTTCAACACACTCCAGTGCGGGCTAacaaaggaagaactgaaccgcgttGGTCCACACGAAAATGCAAAGGAGATGTGGGATAAACTCATCGAATTGCACGAGGGAACCAATGATGCtaat aaaGGAGAATCTACAAGTCAACTTCATGCAAGAATAAAGGACATTCTCAACGAACTTCACACCATCAACCACCAGATGGAGAATCGTGacctgataaggtatgccctaaatgcgTTTCCCcgaaatgcactatgggcatccatcatggatgcctacaCAATTTCGAAGAACCTATCTAAATTGAAATTGGATAAATTtctttgtgaacttgaactccatgaataG